One genomic segment of Penaeus monodon isolate SGIC_2016 chromosome 31, NSTDA_Pmon_1, whole genome shotgun sequence includes these proteins:
- the LOC119593073 gene encoding uncharacterized protein LOC119593073 isoform X1, giving the protein MADQNAAAPEASAGPRKTPHSLIKEEQVRAALRADKGPDASLTSWGVKDFTKKGDNYACTVTSIEARYSLSGAEEEVTYIAKLNPCRQMGSLNSFTNVVFEKESGFYKEIAPLLDAELKSIGQKPLKFARCFALSSERDSEVIILEDLRPGGFKMFDRRKGMDRAHVTLVVKELGRLHAASKLLMDKLPYKLEEKFPFIEKDFTSFNENKFQDIFQWYCTNAAEMAERIGGYENVAAWLRDAAPNCINMFEEQTKSNPPFEVICHGDAWNNNVLFRYDDEGVPTDVRLVDLQICRKASPATDLNYLMYTSLNGDDRRENLDYILNAYYSSFSQVLCDGKEHPPYTAEELKREYRAKHLFGLLMAIMVVPIVVSEASEVMDLDNVKTDDVEEFMKEQRERMLKQLDSNPLLRPRLLSVFDEMVEYGVIV; this is encoded by the exons TGGCGGACCAAAACGCAGCAGCTCCAGAGGCTTCGGCGGGACCCAGGAAGACGCCGCACAGCCTGATAAAGGAGGAGCAGGTGCGGGCGGCGCTGCGGGCGGACAAGGGCCCCGACGCCAGCCTCACGTCCTGGGGTGTCAAGGACTTCACGAAGAAGGGGGACAACTATGCCTGCACCGTCACCAGCATCGAGGCGCGGTACAGCCTGTCTGGCGCGGAGGAGGAGGTGACATACATCGCCAAACTGAACCCTTGTCGCCAGATGGGTTCTCTTAACAGCTTCACCAACGTGGTCTTCGAGAAGGAGTCTGGGTTTTATAAGGAAATCGCGCCGTTGCTCGATGCAGAGCTGAAGTCCATAGGTCAAAAGCCCCTGAAATTCGCCAGGTGTTTCGCTCTCTCCTCCGAAAGGGACAGCGAAGTGATCATTCTCGAAGACCTGCGACCTGGAGGCTTCAAAATGTTCGACCGCAGGAAGGGCATGGACAGAGCTCACGTAACCTTGGTCGTCAAAGAGCTCGGGAGGCTTCACGCTGCTTCGAAGCTATTGATGGACAAATTGCCTTACAAGCTGGAGGAGAAGTTTCCTTTCATCGAGAAAGATTTTACATCATTCAATGAAAATAAGTTCCAAGATATATTCCAGTGGTACTGTACCAACGCGGCAGAGATGGCAGAGAGAATCGGTGGCTACGAGAATGTGGCGGCGTGGCTGCGAGACGCTGCGCCCAACTGCATTAATATGTTCGAGGAGCAGACGAAAAGCAACCCTCCGTTTGAGGTCATATGTCACGGGGACGCTTGGAACAACAATGTCCTGTTCAG ATACGACGACGAGGGCGTTCCGACAGACGTGAGGCTCGTGGACCTCCAGATCTGCCGCAAGGCCTCTCCAGCAACGGACCTCAACTACCTCATGTACACGAGTCTGAATGGGGACGACCGCAGAGAAAACCTAGACTACATTCTCAACGCCTACTACAGCTCCTTCAGCCAGGTCCTGTGCGATGGCAAGGAGCACCCGCCGTACACAGCCGAGGAACTGAAGCGAGAGTACCGGGCCAAGCACCTCTTCGGCCTCCTGATGGCCATCATGGTCGTGCCCATAGTGGTGAGCGAGGCATCTGAAGTCATGGACCTGGATAACGTGAAAACCGACGACGTGGAGGAGTTCATGAAGGAACAGCGCGAGAGGATGCTCAAGCAGCTCGATAGTAACCCTCTCCTGAGGCCGCGGCTGCTCAGTGTCTTCGACGAGATGGTCGAGTACGGAGTCATTGTCTGA